A window from Polynucleobacter sp. MWH-UH25E encodes these proteins:
- the sucD gene encoding succinate--CoA ligase subunit alpha, translating to MSILINKNTKVITQGITGKTGQFHTEKCQEYANGKNCFVAGVNPKKAGESIFDIPIYATVKEAAQQTGATTSVIYVPPPGAAAAIWEAVDADLDFVICITEGIPVRDMLEVRNKMKAKEAKGGKKTLLLGPNCPGIITPDEIKIGIMPGHIHKKGRIGVVSRSGTLTYEAVGQLTAIGLGQSTAVGIGGDPINGLKHIDVMRMFNEDPETDAVIMIGEIGGPDEAEAARWCKENMKKPVVGFIAGVTAPPGKRMGHAGALISGGADTADAKLAVMEECGFKVTKNPSEMAALLKAML from the coding sequence ATGTCTATTTTGATTAATAAAAACACCAAAGTCATTACACAAGGTATTACTGGTAAGACCGGTCAGTTTCATACTGAAAAATGTCAGGAATACGCAAACGGTAAAAACTGTTTTGTTGCTGGCGTGAATCCGAAAAAAGCTGGCGAATCTATTTTTGATATTCCAATTTATGCAACAGTAAAAGAAGCTGCTCAGCAAACAGGGGCAACAACCTCAGTTATTTATGTTCCGCCTCCTGGTGCAGCTGCTGCGATTTGGGAAGCCGTTGATGCTGACCTTGATTTTGTTATCTGCATTACAGAAGGCATTCCAGTGCGCGACATGCTTGAAGTACGCAACAAGATGAAGGCTAAAGAAGCAAAGGGCGGCAAAAAGACTTTATTGCTTGGTCCTAACTGCCCAGGAATTATTACTCCTGATGAAATCAAAATCGGTATCATGCCTGGCCATATTCACAAGAAGGGCCGCATTGGTGTTGTAAGCCGTTCTGGTACTTTGACATACGAAGCCGTAGGTCAATTAACTGCAATTGGCTTAGGTCAATCTACAGCCGTTGGTATTGGTGGTGATCCAATCAATGGTCTTAAGCATATTGATGTGATGCGTATGTTCAACGAAGATCCAGAGACTGATGCTGTCATCATGATCGGTGAAATCGGTGGTCCAGATGAAGCTGAAGCAGCGCGCTGGTGTAAAGAAAACATGAAGAAGCCTGTAGTTGGCTTCATTGCTGGTGTTACTGCTCCTCCAGGCAAACGTATGGGTCATGCAGGCGCATTGATTTCTGGTGGTGCAGATACCGCTGATGCCAAGCTCGCTGTAATGGAAGAGTGTGGCTTCAAGGTAACTAAGAACCCATCCGAGATGGCTGCGCTATTGAAGGCAATGTTGTAA
- a CDS encoding TerC family protein, which translates to MDFSAFSGPAFWAALLSIIVANILLSGDNAVVIALASRNLPVHQQKKAIFWGSAAAIILRVVLTVTAVQLLTLPYLKIIGAILLVYIGVQLLADSDDEGEMEGSSNIWGAIRTILVADLVMSLDNVLAVAAAAQKGPEETRLALLIIGLGLSIPLIIFGSTMLLKVMDRFPIIITLGAGLLGLLAGGMLVEDPAIKESMQAAFEDAHMIFEGIGVAIVILLGSYLKKKNASKEAK; encoded by the coding sequence ATGGATTTTTCAGCATTTTCAGGCCCAGCGTTTTGGGCTGCACTTCTATCAATCATTGTTGCCAATATCTTGTTATCAGGAGATAACGCGGTAGTGATCGCTTTGGCATCTCGTAACTTGCCCGTCCATCAGCAAAAGAAAGCGATTTTTTGGGGTAGCGCCGCTGCGATTATTTTGCGCGTTGTGTTAACTGTGACCGCAGTCCAGTTATTAACCTTACCCTATCTAAAGATTATCGGCGCGATTCTATTGGTGTATATCGGGGTTCAATTATTAGCTGATAGTGACGATGAAGGAGAGATGGAGGGTAGTTCCAATATCTGGGGAGCTATTCGTACCATTCTGGTTGCTGATTTGGTAATGAGTTTAGATAACGTGCTTGCTGTTGCTGCCGCTGCACAAAAAGGGCCAGAAGAAACTCGGTTGGCTTTGCTCATCATTGGCCTTGGTTTATCTATTCCTTTGATTATTTTTGGCAGCACAATGTTATTAAAAGTAATGGATCGCTTTCCGATCATTATTACTTTAGGTGCTGGCTTATTGGGCCTTTTGGCGGGCGGTATGTTAGTGGAAGATCCTGCAATTAAAGAGTCAATGCAGGCTGCATTCGAGGATGCCCATATGATTTTTGAGGGCATTGGTGTGGCGATTGTTATTCTGCTAGGCTCATACTTGAAGAAAAAAAATGCCAGTAAAGAGGCTAAATAA
- a CDS encoding pilin produces MKTSPQAIQEVKDQREAGFTLIEVMVVVAIIGILVAVAVPQYQDYIARTRVVEGMNLSSSAKLAVTEAFASRGTVPMDEATHGSFTFTPTRSVKLIEITPSGAIAIDYQVSVAPEGKNTLHLVPTNEPDANSPKPIDLSMPEGATWAGGWSCRSTQTNLIPQLLPSECRISK; encoded by the coding sequence ATGAAAACAAGTCCTCAAGCAATTCAAGAAGTAAAAGATCAACGCGAAGCTGGATTTACGTTGATTGAAGTGATGGTTGTGGTGGCCATTATTGGCATCTTGGTAGCGGTAGCGGTGCCGCAATATCAAGACTATATTGCTCGAACTCGTGTCGTAGAGGGAATGAATCTATCGTCAAGCGCCAAGCTCGCTGTAACAGAAGCATTTGCTAGTCGCGGCACTGTTCCAATGGATGAAGCTACTCATGGCTCATTTACATTTACGCCCACTCGCAGCGTAAAGTTAATTGAAATTACTCCATCAGGGGCTATTGCAATTGACTACCAGGTTAGCGTTGCGCCAGAGGGTAAAAATACCTTGCATCTGGTGCCCACCAATGAGCCGGATGCGAATTCACCGAAACCAATTGATTTATCTATGCCAGAAGGTGCAACTTGGGCTGGTGGCTGGTCTTGTAGATCTACTCAAACCAATTTAATTCCGCAGCTATTGCCTTCTGAGTGCAGAATCAGTAAGTAA
- a CDS encoding autotransporter outer membrane beta-barrel domain-containing protein yields the protein MKLFNLKKVAVTSVFVAGGFMSVGVHAQSSTTATVGGTTYTVTLSPLETWPTAVSNGAQLVSSLSLARSLAAALPTWNPAVNTIGGSHVGPYFAYLNSGGASTVAYWDSSFSMAIGNYGVNDSSSAYWALVTLGAGGPSVANTQTSLVNTASSLQSIYTLQNSVLANSFSYDCADFGANGVCVSAGGRNTAVSAANGLNNTSGLLIGGYRIDNNYRIGAYIDQNLSVNNAGSTVNLGNNTPLIGLFGAWNEKQDGTGTEVKVSAAYGQKNTTITRQVVGAGSTASEAGSGSSQLNSQGAQAVAKYGFGVAKDVIVSPYAGIRYTQNNMGGYTESATSAVTAPLTYSALNTNATTVLAGVGASYKFVPQAAVFASAGIESDTNTANGSLSATGVSGLTPVNFNSNPVKTRATATVGTYYDVEKNQRIGVTGIYRQEPYQAVSTTTVMATYTVGL from the coding sequence ATGAAATTATTCAATCTAAAAAAAGTGGCAGTTACTTCAGTATTCGTTGCTGGAGGATTTATGTCAGTTGGCGTGCATGCTCAATCTTCCACTACAGCGACAGTTGGAGGTACCACTTACACAGTAACCTTGTCCCCGCTAGAGACTTGGCCTACTGCTGTAAGCAATGGAGCACAATTAGTTTCAAGCCTTTCTTTGGCTAGAAGTTTGGCTGCAGCCTTGCCAACTTGGAATCCAGCAGTTAACACAATTGGTGGCAGCCATGTAGGACCATATTTTGCATACCTAAATAGTGGTGGTGCTTCTACTGTTGCATATTGGGACAGCAGTTTTAGTATGGCTATTGGTAACTATGGCGTTAATGATTCAAGCTCTGCATATTGGGCGCTTGTGACTCTTGGTGCTGGCGGCCCATCTGTTGCCAACACGCAGACTTCTCTTGTAAATACAGCCTCATCGCTACAAAGTATCTACACGCTCCAGAACTCAGTATTAGCCAATAGCTTTAGCTATGACTGTGCGGACTTTGGTGCAAATGGTGTTTGCGTATCAGCTGGCGGTCGTAATACTGCTGTGTCAGCTGCTAATGGTTTGAATAACACCAGCGGCTTATTGATTGGTGGATATCGTATTGATAACAACTATCGTATTGGCGCTTACATAGACCAGAATTTATCTGTAAATAATGCTGGCTCTACAGTTAACTTGGGCAACAACACACCATTGATTGGTCTGTTTGGTGCTTGGAATGAAAAACAAGATGGCACTGGTACTGAAGTTAAGGTATCTGCTGCTTATGGTCAAAAGAACACAACCATTACACGCCAAGTAGTTGGCGCAGGTTCAACAGCCTCGGAAGCTGGTTCTGGTAGCTCACAACTCAACAGTCAAGGTGCTCAAGCAGTTGCTAAATATGGTTTTGGTGTTGCTAAAGATGTCATTGTGTCTCCATATGCTGGTATTCGTTATACACAGAACAATATGGGTGGCTATACGGAAAGCGCAACTAGCGCTGTAACTGCGCCATTAACTTACTCAGCTCTTAATACCAACGCTACTACTGTATTGGCTGGTGTAGGTGCCTCATACAAGTTTGTTCCACAAGCGGCTGTATTTGCAAGTGCTGGCATAGAGAGCGATACAAATACAGCTAATGGCTCACTCAGTGCCACTGGCGTATCTGGTTTAACCCCAGTGAATTTCAACTCTAATCCAGTGAAAACAAGAGCAACAGCTACTGTTGGTACTTACTATGATGTTGAGAAGAATCAACGCATCGGTGTAACTGGTATTTACCGTCAAGAGCCATACCAGGCTGTTTCTACGACTACTGTGATGGCAACTTATACAGTCGGTTTGTAA
- the moaC gene encoding cyclic pyranopterin monophosphate synthase MoaC encodes MNKLTHFDASGQAHMVNVGDKPHTHRIAIATGKITMLPETFKMVEGGTHKKGDVLGIARIAGIQGSKKTPDLIPLCHPLALTHVSLEFQLEPKTNSISCQVRTETTGPTGVEMEALTAVQVALLTIYDMCKAVDRGMMMGDIKLLEKSGGKSGEWKATE; translated from the coding sequence ATGAACAAACTAACTCATTTTGATGCCAGTGGCCAAGCCCATATGGTAAATGTAGGAGATAAGCCCCATACCCATCGTATTGCCATTGCGACCGGCAAGATTACAATGCTTCCAGAGACCTTCAAAATGGTAGAGGGTGGCACCCACAAAAAAGGTGATGTGCTTGGAATCGCCAGGATTGCAGGTATACAAGGCTCCAAGAAAACCCCGGATTTAATTCCGCTTTGCCACCCGCTGGCATTAACCCATGTCAGCCTAGAGTTTCAGCTTGAACCAAAAACCAATAGCATTAGCTGCCAAGTTAGAACAGAAACAACTGGACCAACTGGTGTTGAAATGGAAGCCCTCACCGCGGTCCAAGTAGCCTTACTCACAATCTACGATATGTGCAAAGCAGTCGATAGAGGCATGATGATGGGTGATATCAAGCTGCTTGAGAAGAGTGGTGGCAAGTCTGGTGAGTGGAAAGCGACCGAGTAA
- a CDS encoding M48 family metalloprotease, with amino-acid sequence MKEIKSGQNTAIWRRIVAGQLVFALWCSYTSPAYSAGAAPAGDVSVEGNSAAISNINRAMQSPDARPANAPTRSSLQSQPAIVLPDMGDPGGDALSRVDERKYGEMIMRQIRPDADYSNDLPIYDYLNQMERRLLQAAKKLQLGGANEQGSGAYNFELFAVKDSSINAFALPGGFIGFHTGLLVSAESDSEVASVMGHETGHVLQRHLARQMDKQTTNTMIAIAGMVLGALAMSRNPQAAAGLMQGGQAAAINNQLSYSRDAEREADRIGFQILDASGYDVNGAPGFFQRLQKATGIMDKGVPTYVRTHPLTTDRIADMQDRARTVPARNVPTAVEFYFIKARARMEQAGSSSGLYDLKNTFDSLSKQSQVGKQMEGFYGLALIAQRQGKWDQAESDLQQARNLAQKASAPGSPIQRQSLSLEITASELALAKGRNEEALQIAQNALRAYPQSYAAGAAMVNAELKMGRTNDAITWLKARTRSQPNEILWWSMLSNAYDQANNVPMRHFALGEKYALEGAWPSAIEQLKIARSAGGADFYQSSSIDARLREMQRQYRDELKDQGKQFPG; translated from the coding sequence ATGAAGGAAATAAAGTCAGGACAAAATACCGCAATTTGGCGTCGCATAGTGGCGGGTCAGCTTGTATTTGCCTTATGGTGTTCTTACACTTCGCCCGCTTATTCTGCTGGGGCTGCTCCAGCAGGCGATGTTTCGGTAGAGGGTAATTCAGCGGCAATCTCCAATATCAATCGCGCTATGCAGTCTCCAGATGCACGCCCTGCGAATGCCCCAACCCGAAGTAGCTTACAAAGTCAGCCTGCGATTGTGTTGCCGGATATGGGTGATCCTGGTGGTGATGCATTGAGTCGAGTAGATGAGCGTAAGTATGGCGAAATGATCATGCGTCAGATTCGTCCAGATGCAGATTATTCCAACGATTTACCCATTTACGACTATCTCAATCAAATGGAGAGGCGTCTATTGCAGGCCGCTAAAAAGTTGCAGCTTGGTGGAGCAAATGAGCAAGGAAGTGGCGCTTACAACTTTGAATTATTTGCCGTGAAGGACAGCAGTATTAATGCGTTTGCATTGCCTGGTGGATTTATTGGGTTTCATACTGGGCTGCTGGTGAGTGCAGAGTCTGACTCTGAAGTGGCTTCGGTTATGGGGCATGAAACGGGCCACGTATTGCAGCGCCACTTGGCTAGACAGATGGACAAGCAAACTACGAATACGATGATTGCGATTGCTGGCATGGTGCTGGGTGCTTTAGCAATGTCACGTAATCCTCAAGCAGCTGCAGGTTTAATGCAAGGTGGTCAAGCTGCTGCGATTAATAATCAACTTTCTTATTCTAGGGATGCGGAGCGAGAAGCGGATCGCATTGGCTTTCAGATTTTGGATGCCAGTGGGTATGACGTCAATGGCGCTCCTGGGTTTTTCCAACGCTTGCAAAAGGCTACTGGAATTATGGACAAAGGTGTTCCTACTTATGTCCGCACTCACCCGCTCACAACGGATCGTATTGCAGATATGCAAGATCGGGCGCGCACTGTTCCAGCACGAAATGTTCCCACGGCTGTGGAGTTTTATTTCATTAAAGCCCGAGCACGAATGGAACAAGCGGGTAGTTCCAGTGGTCTCTATGACTTAAAAAACACATTTGATAGCTTGAGTAAGCAATCCCAAGTAGGCAAGCAAATGGAAGGTTTCTATGGCTTGGCTTTGATCGCGCAGCGACAAGGAAAGTGGGATCAAGCTGAATCTGATTTACAGCAAGCACGTAATTTAGCTCAGAAAGCAAGCGCACCAGGCTCTCCAATTCAGCGTCAAAGTTTGTCGCTAGAAATCACTGCCTCTGAATTGGCTTTGGCAAAAGGTAGAAATGAAGAGGCGCTGCAAATTGCGCAGAATGCTTTACGCGCCTACCCTCAGTCATATGCTGCCGGTGCCGCAATGGTGAATGCGGAGCTCAAGATGGGGCGTACAAACGATGCCATTACTTGGTTAAAGGCGCGAACACGCTCACAACCCAATGAGATTTTGTGGTGGAGCATGCTATCTAATGCCTACGATCAAGCAAACAATGTTCCAATGCGCCATTTTGCTTTGGGTGAAAAGTACGCCTTAGAGGGGGCATGGCCCTCTGCTATTGAACAACTCAAGATTGCACGAAGCGCGGGCGGCGCTGATTTTTATCAAAGCTCTAGTATTGATGCGCGCCTTAGAGAAATGCAGCGGCAGTATCGAGATGAATTAAAGGATCAGGGAAAACAATTCCCTGGCTAG
- a CDS encoding DUF2946 family protein, with amino-acid sequence MDEQVLRSLIKWPNVPDCYGWLALDRRGQWRMRDEFAQQNRLPGQVIEHTALKEFINRNYACDQSGRYFFQNGPQRVFITLTNTPWVARIIPGEDGLKMITQCQTEINPSSALSDENGNIYIAGFIKQSICKDLATQRFETADYLGIALLHDHDLDQFSELAKLREEACSFGGSWNWQGKQLALDPIHSDELGKRFGFIKEPMPL; translated from the coding sequence ATGGATGAGCAAGTATTACGCTCACTCATTAAATGGCCTAATGTGCCGGATTGCTATGGTTGGCTTGCTTTAGATCGTAGAGGCCAGTGGCGTATGCGAGATGAATTCGCCCAGCAAAATAGATTGCCAGGCCAAGTAATTGAACACACCGCCCTTAAAGAATTTATTAACCGCAATTACGCATGCGATCAATCTGGCAGATACTTTTTCCAGAATGGTCCACAACGGGTATTTATTACTCTAACTAATACCCCATGGGTTGCACGCATCATCCCCGGTGAGGATGGTCTAAAGATGATTACACAATGCCAGACTGAGATCAATCCGAGCTCGGCCCTAAGCGATGAAAACGGTAATATTTACATTGCTGGATTTATAAAGCAAAGCATTTGTAAAGATTTAGCAACTCAACGGTTTGAGACAGCAGATTATCTTGGTATTGCCCTACTTCATGATCACGACCTGGATCAATTTTCTGAACTAGCCAAATTACGCGAGGAAGCATGCAGTTTTGGGGGTTCATGGAACTGGCAAGGCAAGCAGCTAGCACTAGATCCTATTCACTCAGATGAACTGGGCAAGCGCTTTGGATTCATCAAAGAACCCATGCCACTTTAA
- a CDS encoding nuclear transport factor 2 family protein → MTKLARLFHNADEVVDAWRDALRHRDVQGALAIWLDDDSITCVLPEGHRLSGHAEIRDGLERLLSKQALFLEPIACISHSILGAAVYDTTEAVHLRADQIEAEFFLNITLVLLQDSQGWRIAHLHASRSTDDTFDAPSTPHGFH, encoded by the coding sequence ATGACTAAACTCGCTAGACTTTTTCATAATGCCGATGAAGTAGTTGATGCTTGGCGCGATGCTCTACGCCACCGCGATGTTCAAGGCGCACTAGCAATCTGGTTAGATGACGACTCTATTACCTGTGTACTACCAGAAGGACATCGACTCAGTGGGCACGCTGAAATTCGGGACGGCCTTGAAAGATTACTCTCAAAACAAGCCTTATTCTTAGAGCCTATCGCCTGTATCAGCCACTCCATTTTAGGAGCGGCAGTTTATGACACGACTGAAGCCGTTCATTTGAGGGCAGATCAAATTGAAGCGGAGTTTTTTCTAAACATCACGTTGGTGCTCTTGCAAGATAGTCAAGGTTGGCGCATTGCGCATTTGCATGCCAGCCGGTCAACTGACGACACCTTCGACGCACCATCAACACCCCACGGTTTCCACTAA
- the waaF gene encoding lipopolysaccharide heptosyltransferase II: protein MQGILIIAPNWIGDAVMTQPLLAALKTQYPASKIDVLASNWVAPIYRACTEVNDVIEADFQHKQLQWGLRKQLAKDLQEKNYQACFVLPNSLKSALIPWLANIPFRVGYRGELRFGLINVALDNPSKVNRPPMVEHYLALGELLSHGELPVARSLTPKLNVAATASQSINKKLSDANIDPNSVFVFCPGAEYGPTKRWPAPHFAALANSLAHTHTNAHIILLGGKGDHQLAEEILQQSQNRANIHNWCGNTSLDEAIALIGAAKAVVSNDSGLMHIAAALKTPQVAIFGSSDPAHTPPLSEMAKVLWLNLPCSPCHKKECPLGHLKCLNDILPQQVFATLNTLL from the coding sequence ATGCAAGGTATTCTGATCATCGCCCCAAACTGGATTGGGGATGCCGTCATGACGCAGCCACTATTAGCTGCTCTCAAAACTCAATACCCAGCCTCAAAAATTGATGTGCTTGCTAGCAATTGGGTAGCACCTATTTATCGCGCATGTACCGAAGTCAACGATGTAATCGAAGCCGATTTTCAGCATAAACAATTGCAGTGGGGATTGCGCAAGCAATTAGCAAAAGATCTTCAAGAAAAAAACTATCAAGCTTGTTTTGTCCTTCCAAATAGCCTGAAGTCAGCACTCATCCCCTGGCTAGCAAACATCCCTTTTCGGGTTGGCTACCGTGGTGAGCTGCGCTTTGGATTGATTAATGTGGCGCTCGATAACCCAAGCAAAGTGAATCGCCCACCAATGGTAGAACATTACTTAGCTCTGGGCGAATTGCTTTCGCATGGTGAATTACCTGTGGCAAGATCACTTACGCCTAAGCTTAATGTTGCTGCAACTGCCAGCCAATCTATCAACAAAAAATTATCAGATGCAAATATTGATCCCAACTCAGTATTTGTTTTTTGTCCAGGTGCTGAATACGGACCAACCAAACGCTGGCCCGCTCCTCACTTCGCAGCATTAGCAAACAGTCTTGCCCATACTCACACAAATGCACACATCATTCTTCTGGGTGGCAAGGGCGATCATCAACTAGCCGAAGAAATTCTTCAGCAATCCCAGAATCGAGCAAATATTCATAACTGGTGTGGCAATACATCTCTAGATGAGGCTATCGCATTAATTGGCGCAGCTAAAGCCGTTGTCAGCAACGATTCTGGATTGATGCATATTGCCGCAGCACTCAAAACACCCCAAGTGGCTATTTTTGGCTCAAGCGATCCTGCACACACTCCACCATTATCAGAAATGGCCAAAGTGCTTTGGCTCAATCTCCCTTGCAGCCCTTGCCACAAAAAAGAATGTCCTCTTGGCCATCTAAAGTGTCTAAATGACATCCTCCCGCAACAAGTATTCGCTACACTGAATACCTTGCTATAG
- a CDS encoding zinc-finger domain-containing protein produces MTQSQAVMVDGKDLPLHCPTNKTPAWNSHPRVFLDITKTGEAKCPYCGTEYKLIPGTEPHGH; encoded by the coding sequence ATGACTCAATCTCAAGCTGTGATGGTCGACGGCAAAGATCTTCCTTTACATTGCCCTACAAATAAAACGCCTGCATGGAACTCTCATCCACGCGTCTTTTTGGATATCACAAAGACCGGGGAAGCAAAGTGCCCATACTGTGGCACTGAGTACAAACTCATCCCTGGCACTGAGCCACACGGGCACTGA
- a CDS encoding branched-chain amino acid transaminase, with translation MSMSDRDGFIWSDGKLIPWREANVHVLTHSLHYGMGVFEGIRAYKTAQGTAIFRLPEHVKRLFNGTKIFQMSMPYSPEEISKGIIDVINSNKLEACYIRPIIFIGSQKLGISPKGNSIHTSIAAWEWGAYLGEDGINKGIRVKTSSFTRHFVNSSLVRAKASGYYINSILANQEVTANGYDEALLLDTEGYVSEGSGENLFMVRNGIVYTPDLASCLDGITRDSVIQIAKDLGYEVREKRLTRDEVYSADEAFFTGTAAEVTPIRELDDRTIGDGKRGPITEKIQKTYFDAVYGRNDKYKSWLTFVK, from the coding sequence ATGTCGATGTCCGACCGCGATGGTTTTATTTGGTCCGATGGGAAGCTGATTCCTTGGCGTGAAGCAAATGTTCACGTATTAACCCACAGCCTACATTACGGAATGGGCGTATTTGAGGGTATTCGCGCCTATAAAACAGCCCAAGGCACTGCTATTTTTCGCCTACCAGAGCACGTAAAGCGCTTATTCAATGGCACCAAAATCTTTCAAATGAGCATGCCATATAGCCCTGAAGAGATTAGTAAGGGCATTATTGATGTCATTAATAGCAATAAGCTCGAAGCCTGCTACATCCGCCCGATCATCTTCATCGGGTCGCAAAAACTCGGTATCTCCCCTAAAGGCAACAGCATACACACCTCAATCGCCGCCTGGGAATGGGGTGCTTATTTGGGCGAAGATGGCATTAACAAAGGTATTCGCGTTAAAACATCCTCCTTCACACGCCACTTTGTAAATTCATCTTTGGTTCGCGCTAAAGCCTCTGGCTATTACATCAACTCCATTTTGGCCAATCAAGAAGTAACTGCCAATGGATACGATGAGGCATTGTTGCTCGATACAGAAGGTTACGTTTCAGAAGGTTCTGGCGAAAACCTCTTTATGGTTCGCAACGGAATTGTTTACACCCCAGACCTAGCCTCTTGCCTAGATGGCATCACCCGTGACTCCGTCATTCAGATTGCTAAAGATCTTGGCTATGAAGTACGTGAGAAACGTTTAACACGTGATGAAGTGTATTCAGCCGACGAAGCATTCTTTACCGGAACTGCTGCCGAGGTAACTCCAATCCGCGAACTTGATGATCGCACGATTGGTGATGGCAAACGTGGCCCGATTACTGAAAAAATCCAGAAGACTTACTTCGATGCTGTTTACGGCAGAAATGATAAGTACAAATCTTGGCTCACCTTCGTTAAATAA
- a CDS encoding phosphoglycerate kinase, whose product MPESLFKVKRLSELAQSGQLKGKRVLIRADLNVPQDDAGNITEDTRIRASMPAVQMCLDAGAAVMVTSHLGRPTEGQFKPEDSLAPVADRIATLLNRKVPLISDWVEGGFEVNPGEVVLLENCRLNVGEKKNSDELAKKIASLCDVYVNDAFGTAHRAEATTNGVAKFAPVACAGPLMAAELDALSRALASPKRPLVAIVAGSKVSSKLTILKALSEKVDELIVGGGIANTFMLAKGLPIGKSLAEPDLVNEAKEIMDLMEKRGAHVPIPEDVVVANELSPLARANRVPADQVAEDDMILDIGPKTAARLSIMLAHAGTIVWNGPLGVFEIDQFGGGTKMLAAAIAHSPAFSIAGGGDTLAAIAKYGIENQVDYISTGGGAFLEFLEGKTLPAFAVLAERAKD is encoded by the coding sequence ATGCCTGAATCCTTATTTAAAGTGAAGCGTTTAAGCGAATTAGCCCAATCGGGCCAATTAAAGGGTAAGCGAGTGTTGATTCGCGCTGACCTAAACGTTCCTCAAGATGACGCTGGCAATATTACCGAGGACACCCGTATTCGTGCATCCATGCCTGCCGTGCAGATGTGTTTGGATGCCGGAGCTGCTGTGATGGTGACTTCCCACTTAGGTCGTCCTACTGAAGGTCAATTTAAGCCTGAGGATAGTTTGGCGCCAGTTGCGGATCGGATTGCAACATTGCTGAATCGCAAAGTGCCTTTGATTAGTGATTGGGTTGAAGGTGGATTTGAAGTGAATCCAGGTGAAGTAGTGCTTCTGGAAAACTGTCGCTTAAATGTGGGCGAGAAAAAGAATAGCGATGAGTTGGCAAAGAAAATTGCTTCACTCTGTGATGTCTATGTAAATGATGCTTTTGGTACTGCGCATCGTGCTGAAGCAACCACAAACGGCGTTGCTAAATTTGCACCAGTTGCTTGCGCTGGTCCACTGATGGCTGCTGAATTAGATGCATTAAGCCGTGCACTCGCAAGCCCTAAGCGTCCATTGGTGGCAATTGTTGCCGGCTCAAAAGTGTCTTCTAAGTTAACCATCTTGAAGGCCCTCTCTGAAAAAGTAGATGAGCTTATTGTTGGTGGTGGTATTGCCAATACATTCATGTTGGCTAAAGGTTTGCCTATTGGAAAGTCATTGGCAGAGCCTGATTTAGTGAATGAAGCTAAAGAGATTATGGATCTCATGGAAAAGCGCGGAGCTCATGTACCTATTCCAGAAGATGTGGTGGTCGCAAACGAACTGTCCCCACTGGCGCGCGCAAACCGAGTGCCAGCAGATCAAGTTGCTGAAGATGACATGATTTTAGATATCGGACCCAAGACCGCCGCACGACTCTCTATCATGCTGGCTCATGCGGGAACCATTGTTTGGAATGGGCCACTTGGTGTATTTGAGATTGATCAATTTGGTGGCGGCACAAAAATGTTGGCGGCTGCAATTGCACACTCTCCCGCATTCTCTATTGCTGGTGGCGGCGATACCTTAGCGGCGATCGCCAAATACGGTATTGAAAATCAAGTGGATTACATCTCTACTGGCGGTGGTGCGTTCTTGGAATTCTTAGAAGGCAAAACACTGCCAGCCTTCGCAGTGCTAGCTGAGAGAGCGAAAGATTAA